A genomic window from Haladaptatus caseinilyticus includes:
- the cdd gene encoding cytidine deaminase — translation MDELVAQAREVQAQAHVPYSDYPVGAALRTVDGTVFVGCNIENANYSNSLHAEEVAIAEAIKQGHREFDRLVVSSARRDGVTPCGMCRQTLAEFCDDSLEVVCDEGDTVTAYTLGELLPNTISEEMLE, via the coding sequence ATGGACGAACTCGTCGCGCAGGCGCGCGAAGTACAAGCACAAGCACACGTTCCTTACTCCGACTATCCGGTCGGGGCAGCACTCAGAACCGTCGATGGGACCGTATTTGTCGGCTGTAACATCGAGAACGCGAATTACAGTAACTCGCTTCACGCCGAAGAGGTCGCGATTGCAGAAGCCATCAAGCAGGGCCACCGGGAGTTCGACCGATTGGTCGTCAGTTCCGCACGACGGGACGGCGTGACTCCCTGTGGAATGTGCCGCCAGACGCTCGCGGAATTCTGCGACGATTCGCTGGAGGTCGTCTGCGACGAGGGTGACACCGTGACAGCGTATACCCTCGGAGAGCTGCTCCCGAACACGATTTCGGAGGAGATGCTGGAGTAA
- a CDS encoding ABC transporter permease yields MNSRIRIAGLSIGSVVVLGLLGLLFPGSAVGRLVGTIDVSYASAALRFTVPIAFAALGGIFAEKSGVINIGLEGLLIISAFTGVAVADAMAGPAGASQTTLWLGFFAAVAASTLFALLFAIVCIEFKADQIIAGLAVWLIALGLAPFASKVIWGRVNSPSVGTLNDWQIPLFADIPVVGPIFFDANPTVYMLLAAVPLSWFVLNETAFGRWVRSSGENPMALDTVGVDVRRVRYASVLLSGFLAGIGGAGLSLGQAGLFNGSGTTMVDGRGWIGITAYLFGNYNPLGAFGASFLFAGLDALQIRLQQAGFQLPNELIGIIPYVTVIVVLAFVGRTRTPSAAGEHYESGEE; encoded by the coding sequence ATGAATAGCCGCATTCGAATCGCCGGACTCTCCATCGGTTCGGTCGTCGTCCTCGGCCTCCTCGGTCTCCTTTTCCCGGGGAGTGCGGTCGGCCGACTCGTCGGCACCATTGATGTGAGTTACGCGAGCGCGGCACTCCGATTTACGGTTCCGATCGCCTTCGCCGCGCTCGGCGGCATCTTCGCGGAGAAAAGCGGGGTGATCAATATCGGATTGGAAGGGCTCCTCATAATCTCCGCGTTCACCGGTGTCGCGGTTGCCGACGCCATGGCAGGCCCGGCCGGTGCATCGCAAACGACGCTCTGGCTGGGCTTTTTCGCTGCGGTAGCGGCGAGCACACTCTTCGCACTCCTGTTCGCTATCGTCTGCATCGAGTTCAAGGCTGACCAGATCATCGCCGGGCTCGCGGTGTGGCTCATCGCACTCGGACTCGCACCCTTCGCCAGCAAGGTCATCTGGGGTCGGGTTAATAGTCCCAGCGTCGGCACTCTCAACGACTGGCAGATCCCGCTTTTCGCGGACATCCCGGTCGTCGGGCCGATATTCTTCGACGCCAACCCGACGGTGTACATGCTCCTCGCTGCCGTACCACTCTCGTGGTTCGTGTTGAACGAAACGGCGTTCGGCCGGTGGGTGCGGTCCAGCGGTGAGAACCCGATGGCACTCGACACGGTCGGCGTCGATGTGCGACGCGTTCGCTACGCGAGCGTCCTTCTCTCCGGATTCCTCGCCGGTATCGGTGGTGCGGGATTGTCGCTGGGTCAGGCCGGACTGTTCAACGGAAGTGGCACCACGATGGTCGATGGCCGTGGCTGGATCGGCATTACGGCGTACTTGTTCGGGAACTACAACCCGCTCGGTGCGTTCGGTGCGTCGTTCCTCTTCGCCGGTCTCGATGCGCTCCAGATCCGACTCCAGCAGGCCGGTTTCCAGCTTCCGAACGAACTCATCGGCATCATCCCCTACGTAACGGTCATCGTCGTGTTGGCGTTCGTCGGACGAACCCGCACCCCGAGTGCGGCTGGCGAACATTACGAATCCGGTGAGGAGTAG
- a CDS encoding ABC transporter permease — protein MSTWRERAERTLGRLVEASAAERIFISLAALAMSIFVGGFVILVSGFVATCSEPFLTRAMLVTIPGSGGWGIAIPLPGSFCYNPIQVYKYLFIGAFADPQQFSLVPFNPAIDQYSLAGTLRETSMLLFTGLAVAVAFRAGMFNIGTQGQLVLGALGSVLSVLWTAPYVPSGIVGGIILIPVGLVAGAAVGGAYGAIPGAMKAYADTNEVITTIMLNFIATGIAFVLVSEYFKKPGSGNVETRAIPGYAALSPSLFPRGSSFSLLVLVGALVLTVGIYLLLHRTAFGYDLRTSGIQPEAAEYGGVNAKKTMVSSMALSGAIGGIGGAIYVLMILNRWQTGVPSYGFDGITVTILAGNNPLGVPLAALLFGMLKSGSLTIDFALGVPKQLVGVLRGLIILFVAMPEFFRMLGKRWVTPGAQGENAVATDGGTPTEGGESDE, from the coding sequence ATGAGTACGTGGCGGGAGCGAGCTGAACGCACCCTCGGCAGGCTCGTCGAGGCATCGGCGGCGGAACGTATTTTCATCAGTCTCGCCGCGCTCGCTATGTCGATATTCGTCGGCGGATTCGTCATTCTCGTGTCAGGATTCGTCGCCACGTGTTCCGAACCCTTCCTCACACGGGCGATGCTCGTCACCATCCCCGGAAGTGGCGGTTGGGGAATCGCAATTCCGCTTCCGGGATCGTTCTGTTACAACCCGATACAGGTGTACAAATATCTCTTTATCGGCGCGTTCGCCGATCCTCAGCAGTTCTCCCTAGTTCCGTTCAACCCCGCAATCGACCAGTACAGTCTCGCGGGAACGCTCAGAGAAACATCGATGCTTCTATTCACGGGATTGGCTGTCGCGGTCGCGTTCCGGGCCGGGATGTTCAACATCGGAACACAGGGTCAGTTGGTGTTGGGCGCGCTCGGTTCGGTGCTGTCCGTCCTCTGGACCGCACCCTACGTTCCGAGCGGAATCGTCGGTGGCATCATCCTGATTCCAGTCGGATTGGTCGCTGGGGCGGCCGTGGGCGGTGCATACGGTGCGATTCCCGGTGCGATGAAAGCATACGCGGATACAAACGAGGTCATCACGACCATCATGCTGAACTTCATCGCCACGGGGATCGCCTTCGTCCTCGTTTCCGAATATTTCAAAAAGCCCGGCAGTGGGAACGTCGAAACGCGAGCGATCCCCGGTTACGCGGCACTTTCGCCATCACTTTTCCCTCGCGGATCGTCGTTTTCACTCCTCGTCCTCGTCGGTGCCCTCGTCCTCACAGTCGGCATCTACCTGCTTTTGCATCGAACCGCGTTCGGATACGACCTCCGAACGAGCGGCATCCAACCGGAAGCGGCCGAGTACGGCGGCGTTAACGCGAAGAAGACCATGGTGTCCAGCATGGCGTTGTCAGGTGCTATCGGCGGTATCGGCGGCGCGATTTACGTGCTGATGATTCTCAACCGATGGCAAACGGGTGTTCCATCGTACGGGTTCGACGGCATCACGGTGACGATTCTGGCCGGCAACAATCCGCTCGGTGTCCCCCTCGCGGCACTGCTCTTCGGCATGCTCAAAAGCGGTAGTCTCACGATCGATTTTGCACTCGGTGTTCCCAAGCAACTCGTCGGCGTCCTCCGTGGCCTCATCATCCTGTTCGTCGCGATGCCGGAGTTCTTCCGCATGCTCGGCAAGCGCTGGGTGACGCCCGGAGCGCAGGGCGAAAACGCTGTGGCTACGGATGGCGGTACCCCGACCGAGGGAGGTGAGAGCGATGAATAG
- a CDS encoding ABC transporter ATP-binding protein, whose protein sequence is MSRAVYLDGITKRFPGVIANDDVDLPVESGSIHALLGENGAGKTTLMNVLYGLYQPTEGQVVVGGEPREFDSPRDAIAAGIGMIHQHFMLVDTLTIAENIVLGNEPRKWGGLAMDKDRAVREVRELSEKYGFDVDPNALVEDVSVGVQQRVEILKALYRGADVLILDEPTAVLTPQEIDDLLSVLDELTAQGKSIIFITHKLGEAMDAADRITVLRDGKNVGSVDTDGTTREELAELMVGREVLLEANKTESDPGSTVLSVSDLRMTDERDVVQVDDVGFEIREGEVFGIAGVDGNGQSEVIQSITGLKSPDEGRIEFLGTDVTETSRRERIDSGMAYIPEDRHEQGLVMEFDLVENGLLGSQRTRPFSNEGRIDWDRTRTHAEDIIEAYDVRPPNADATAESLSGGNQQKFIVGREFARDPSLVVAAHPTRGVDVGSIEFIHDRLLDLRADGKAILLVSSKLDEVQQLSDRLAVMYEGEIMDVVDPDRVTEEELGLLMAGERPESAPSIGGEAK, encoded by the coding sequence ATGAGCCGGGCGGTATATCTCGACGGCATTACGAAACGATTCCCGGGAGTCATCGCCAACGATGACGTTGATCTGCCCGTGGAATCGGGGTCAATCCACGCACTTTTAGGGGAGAACGGCGCCGGAAAAACGACGCTGATGAACGTCCTGTACGGGTTGTATCAACCGACCGAAGGACAGGTCGTCGTCGGCGGCGAACCCCGCGAGTTCGACTCACCCCGAGACGCAATCGCGGCAGGTATCGGGATGATTCACCAGCACTTCATGCTGGTCGATACTCTCACGATTGCGGAGAACATCGTTCTCGGGAACGAACCCCGAAAGTGGGGTGGGCTGGCGATGGACAAGGACCGTGCCGTCCGCGAAGTTCGCGAACTGAGTGAGAAATACGGGTTCGATGTGGATCCGAACGCACTCGTCGAAGACGTGAGCGTCGGTGTTCAACAGCGCGTCGAAATTCTCAAAGCACTATATCGCGGCGCAGATGTGCTCATTCTCGACGAACCGACTGCCGTGCTCACACCGCAAGAAATCGATGACCTGCTCTCAGTTCTCGATGAACTCACGGCACAGGGGAAGAGCATTATCTTCATCACGCACAAACTCGGCGAGGCGATGGACGCCGCCGATCGGATTACCGTCCTCAGGGACGGCAAAAACGTCGGGTCGGTCGATACCGACGGCACCACCCGCGAAGAACTGGCGGAACTCATGGTCGGACGTGAGGTGCTCCTCGAGGCGAATAAAACGGAGAGCGACCCCGGAAGCACCGTCCTCTCCGTATCCGACCTCCGGATGACCGACGAACGAGACGTCGTGCAGGTAGACGACGTCGGGTTCGAGATTCGAGAAGGCGAAGTGTTCGGGATCGCCGGTGTTGACGGTAACGGCCAGTCGGAAGTCATCCAAAGCATCACCGGCCTCAAATCGCCGGATGAAGGGCGAATCGAGTTCCTCGGAACGGACGTCACCGAAACGAGCCGTCGAGAGCGCATCGATTCGGGAATGGCGTACATTCCGGAAGACCGCCACGAACAGGGGCTGGTAATGGAGTTCGACCTCGTGGAGAACGGACTCCTCGGCAGTCAACGCACGCGGCCCTTTTCGAACGAGGGTCGTATCGACTGGGACCGAACACGAACGCACGCGGAGGATATCATCGAAGCGTACGACGTTCGCCCGCCGAACGCCGACGCGACTGCGGAGTCACTTTCCGGCGGAAACCAACAGAAGTTCATCGTCGGCAGGGAGTTCGCCCGCGACCCGTCCCTCGTCGTCGCAGCCCATCCGACGCGTGGTGTGGACGTCGGTAGTATCGAGTTCATTCACGACCGACTGCTCGATCTGCGCGCCGACGGAAAGGCCATCCTCCTCGTCTCGTCGAAACTGGACGAGGTGCAGCAGTTATCGGACCGACTGGCAGTTATGTACGAAGGCGAAATCATGGACGTCGTAGACCCCGACCGCGTAACCGAAGAGGAACTCGGCCTGCTGATGGCTGGTGAACGACCGGAAAGCGCCCCGAGCATCGGAGGTGAAGCGAAATGA
- a CDS encoding BMP family lipoprotein, with product MTNIDKQRRKLMITGGAVGVAGLAGCISSPNDGGGGNTDKTSTGDGTKDGSGSKSDTHVGMVYATGGLGDNSFNDMAHAGIKKAKQKLGVQFRNAEPSSPSDVENLQRQFAQSQSPAYNLICCIGFVQTNSLLKNAQQFPEQNFMLVDSVAEKENGDLVQNVANYVFKEQQGSFQVGYLAGLLTQQEFSAGKGATNPGEKTVGFVGGKEVPLIKKFEAGYKAGVAHASEDINVNTAYVGAWNDPVAGKEAAVSMYDDGADIVYHAAGGSGTGVFKAAQQKGRFAIGVDSDQSKAAGTAKFSDVILASMVKHVNEAVFQSTKNVTEDSFKGGEVNSLGLKEDGVQAVYGADLGSEIPDGVKSKVDKSRKAIIDGDIEVPTTVEQ from the coding sequence ATGACGAACATTGACAAACAGCGCCGTAAATTGATGATAACTGGCGGTGCGGTCGGAGTCGCCGGTCTCGCTGGCTGTATCAGCAGCCCCAACGACGGCGGGGGCGGAAATACGGACAAAACCTCGACCGGGGACGGAACAAAAGACGGCTCGGGCAGCAAAAGCGACACACATGTCGGCATGGTGTACGCGACCGGCGGACTCGGCGACAACTCGTTCAACGACATGGCTCATGCAGGCATCAAGAAGGCGAAACAGAAGCTCGGCGTTCAGTTCCGGAACGCGGAGCCGAGTTCGCCGAGCGACGTGGAAAACTTACAGCGGCAGTTCGCACAATCCCAAAGTCCGGCCTACAACCTCATCTGCTGTATCGGGTTCGTACAGACGAACTCCCTGCTGAAGAACGCACAGCAGTTCCCCGAACAGAACTTCATGCTCGTGGACAGCGTCGCCGAGAAGGAAAACGGCGACCTCGTGCAGAACGTCGCGAACTATGTGTTCAAGGAACAGCAGGGTTCGTTCCAGGTCGGCTACCTCGCCGGCCTGCTCACGCAGCAGGAGTTTAGCGCGGGCAAGGGTGCGACGAACCCCGGCGAGAAAACCGTCGGATTCGTCGGCGGCAAGGAAGTTCCGCTCATCAAGAAGTTCGAAGCAGGGTACAAAGCGGGTGTCGCGCACGCGAGCGAGGACATCAACGTCAACACAGCGTACGTCGGCGCGTGGAACGACCCCGTCGCGGGGAAGGAGGCCGCCGTCTCGATGTACGACGATGGCGCGGACATCGTCTACCACGCCGCCGGTGGGTCCGGCACTGGCGTGTTCAAAGCGGCCCAGCAGAAGGGCCGGTTCGCTATCGGTGTGGACAGCGACCAGTCGAAGGCGGCGGGAACGGCGAAGTTCAGCGACGTTATCCTCGCCAGTATGGTCAAGCACGTCAACGAAGCCGTCTTCCAATCGACCAAGAACGTCACGGAGGACAGCTTCAAAGGCGGCGAAGTCAACTCGCTCGGCCTGAAAGAAGATGGTGTCCAGGCAGTGTACGGTGCGGACCTCGGTTCTGAGATTCCTGACGGCGTAAAGTCGAAGGTCGATAAATCACGGAAGGCCATCATCGACGGCGACATCGAAGTGCCGACGACGGTAGAGCAATAA